In Streptomyces nodosus, one DNA window encodes the following:
- a CDS encoding ABC transporter permease has product MSGFAGFALRRTVGAVITLLAISVIVYIVFYVTPGNVAHITCGPRCSPEQVHQVARQLRLDDPLYVRYWHFLEGIFVGQDYSTGTSVGHCSAPCLGLSYQTDQQVTQIILAKLPVSLSLVIGAMVLWLLLGVGTGVLSAWRRGRFTERALTGLTLAGISTPVFVIGLVLMIVVCGQLELLPFPEYVPFTDDPEQWAWNLVLPWLTLALAEAAYFARLTRASMLETLAEDHVRTFRAYGVGERSIVGRHALRGALAPVIALNANDLGSSVGGAVLIETLFGLPGIGQELVHAVTVVDLPVVVGMVLVIGFFVVLANAAADVLYALADRRVVLT; this is encoded by the coding sequence ATGAGCGGCTTCGCCGGATTCGCGCTGCGTCGCACGGTCGGCGCGGTGATCACCCTGCTGGCCATCTCGGTGATCGTCTACATCGTCTTCTATGTCACTCCCGGGAACGTCGCCCACATCACCTGCGGCCCGCGCTGCTCGCCGGAACAGGTGCACCAGGTCGCCCGGCAGCTCAGGCTCGACGACCCGCTGTACGTGCGGTACTGGCACTTCCTGGAAGGTATCTTCGTCGGCCAGGACTACTCGACCGGCACGTCCGTCGGGCACTGCTCGGCGCCGTGCCTGGGACTCTCGTACCAGACCGACCAGCAGGTCACCCAGATCATCCTGGCCAAGCTGCCCGTCAGCCTGTCACTGGTGATCGGCGCGATGGTGCTCTGGCTGCTGCTGGGCGTCGGCACCGGCGTTCTCTCCGCCTGGCGGCGCGGCCGGTTCACCGAGCGCGCCCTGACCGGACTCACCCTGGCGGGCATCTCCACACCGGTCTTCGTCATCGGACTCGTACTGATGATCGTGGTCTGCGGGCAGCTGGAACTGCTGCCGTTCCCCGAGTACGTCCCCTTCACCGACGATCCCGAGCAATGGGCGTGGAACCTCGTACTGCCGTGGCTCACCCTCGCACTCGCCGAGGCGGCCTACTTCGCCCGGCTGACCCGGGCGTCGATGCTGGAGACGCTCGCCGAGGACCATGTCCGCACCTTCCGGGCCTACGGCGTCGGCGAGCGCTCGATCGTCGGCCGGCACGCGCTGCGCGGCGCGCTGGCGCCCGTCATCGCCCTGAACGCCAACGACCTCGGCAGTTCCGTGGGGGGAGCCGTGCTCATCGAGACCCTCTTCGGTCTCCCCGGCATCGGCCAGGAGCTGGTCCACGCCGTCACCGTGGTCGACCTGCCCGTCGTCGTCGGCATGGTCCTGGTCATCGGCTTCTTCGTGGTCCTCGCCAACGCCGCTGCGGATGTGCTGTACGCGCTGGCCGACCGAAGGGTGGTACTGACATGA
- a CDS encoding Ms4533A family Cys-rich leader peptide — protein MSSLHASPRAAIELALIGVTALCVADVHCR, from the coding sequence ATGTCGTCCCTTCACGCCTCCCCGCGCGCCGCCATCGAGCTGGCGCTCATCGGCGTGACCGCGCTCTGCGTGGCCGACGTTCACTGTCGCTGA
- a CDS encoding ABC transporter substrate-binding protein, whose amino-acid sequence MRQPSVNSARAAYVSLTLVVAAGAAACGPKDNDANGSGGDSTPHKGGTLTVLNSAPQSNFDPARLYTSGGGNVPSLVFRTLTTRNRENGAAGTKVVPDLATDTGRPDKNATVWTYTLKTGLKYEDGTPITSADIKYGIERSFAPELSGGAPYLRDWLVGAADYQGPYKDKKGLSAIETPDDRTIVFHLDKPEGEFPYLATQTQFAPVPKDKDTGTRYEQHPISSGPYKVVKNENDGEHLVLERNTHWSAATDAERKAYPDTIDVKSGLDSSVINQRLSASQGTDAAAVTTDTNLGPAELAKVTGDKELASRVGTGHFGYTNYVAFNPKVKPFDNPKVRQAISYAVDRSSVINAAGGSALAEAATTFLPNQKSFGFTGYDLFPAGATGNAAKAKELLKEAGYPNGLTVTLTHNNAQNFRTSPEIATAVQDALKKAGITVKLQGLEDNNYSDTVYNVKTEPGFFLSAWGADWPSGGPFLAPIFDGRQIVKDGANFNTAQLDATSVNEEIDAINKLTDLDAAAGRWGALDEKIGAQALTVPLFHPVYKRLVGKGIRNVVISDWTGVLDISQVAVK is encoded by the coding sequence ATGCGTCAACCGTCCGTAAACAGCGCCCGCGCGGCGTACGTTTCGCTGACCCTGGTCGTGGCAGCGGGCGCAGCCGCCTGCGGGCCGAAGGACAACGATGCCAACGGCTCCGGTGGCGACTCCACGCCGCACAAGGGCGGCACACTCACCGTCCTGAACTCTGCTCCGCAGTCGAACTTCGACCCGGCTCGTCTGTACACCTCCGGCGGCGGCAATGTGCCCTCGCTGGTGTTCCGCACGCTCACCACCCGCAACCGCGAGAACGGCGCTGCCGGTACGAAGGTCGTCCCCGACCTGGCCACCGACACCGGGCGTCCCGACAAGAACGCGACCGTCTGGACGTACACCTTGAAGACTGGCCTGAAGTACGAGGACGGCACCCCGATCACGTCCGCCGACATCAAGTACGGCATCGAGCGGTCCTTCGCCCCCGAACTCTCCGGCGGTGCGCCCTACTTGCGGGACTGGCTGGTCGGCGCGGCGGACTACCAGGGGCCGTACAAGGACAAGAAGGGGCTCTCGGCGATCGAGACGCCGGACGACCGCACCATCGTCTTCCATCTCGACAAGCCCGAGGGCGAGTTCCCGTATCTGGCCACGCAGACGCAGTTCGCGCCGGTCCCGAAGGACAAGGACACCGGTACCAGGTACGAGCAGCACCCGATCTCGTCCGGCCCCTACAAGGTCGTGAAGAACGAGAACGACGGTGAGCACCTCGTCCTGGAGCGCAACACGCACTGGTCCGCCGCGACGGACGCCGAGCGCAAGGCCTATCCCGACACCATCGACGTCAAGTCCGGGCTGGACTCGTCGGTGATCAACCAGCGGCTGTCGGCGTCCCAGGGCACGGACGCGGCCGCGGTCACCACGGACACCAACCTCGGCCCGGCCGAACTCGCCAAGGTGACGGGCGACAAGGAACTCGCCTCGCGCGTCGGCACCGGGCACTTCGGCTACACGAACTACGTCGCCTTCAACCCGAAGGTGAAGCCGTTCGACAACCCCAAGGTGCGGCAGGCGATCTCGTACGCCGTCGACCGGTCGTCCGTGATCAACGCGGCGGGCGGCAGTGCGCTCGCCGAGGCCGCCACCACCTTCCTGCCGAACCAGAAGTCCTTCGGCTTCACGGGGTACGACCTCTTTCCGGCCGGAGCCACCGGCAATGCGGCCAAGGCCAAGGAGCTGTTGAAGGAGGCGGGTTACCCGAACGGGCTCACCGTCACACTGACCCACAACAACGCCCAGAACTTCAGGACCAGCCCGGAGATCGCGACCGCGGTCCAGGACGCCCTCAAAAAGGCCGGCATCACGGTCAAGCTCCAGGGGCTTGAGGACAACAACTACTCCGACACGGTCTACAACGTGAAGACCGAGCCCGGCTTCTTCCTCTCCGCATGGGGTGCCGACTGGCCCTCCGGCGGTCCCTTCCTCGCCCCGATCTTCGACGGCCGGCAGATCGTCAAGGACGGTGCGAACTTCAACACGGCCCAGCTCGACGCCACATCGGTCAACGAGGAGATCGACGCGATCAACAAGTTGACCGATCTTGACGCCGCTGCCGGGCGATGGGGTGCGCTGGACGAGAAGATCGGCGCGCAGGCCCTGACCGTGCCGCTGTTCCACCCCGTCTACAAGCGACTGGTCGGCAAGGGCATCAGGAACGTCGTGATCAGCGACTGGACCGGTGTCCTGGACATCTCCCAGGTCGCGGTGAAGTAG
- a CDS encoding FecCD family ABC transporter permease, whose protein sequence is MVTTAVERSAPMGTIPARRRRLVGLGALLVILVVAGVVSLAVGARALSPAEVWHGLFAAPDADRRLTEIRLIVQTVRVPRTVLAIAAGIALGVGGALIQGYTRNPIADTGLLGVNSGASFAVVTVIAVFGFSHPFQYVWFGFLGAAVAGVVVFGLASIGRGAGNPLTLALAGQGVTVFLAAMTTAISLSDNAALNALRFWNAGSVAGVGFDVIGPVTLFIAVGLVLALTTLPTLNLLNLGDDVARGLGVNIALTRTVGIAAITLLAGAATAACGPIAFLGLMVAHVARYLTGPDYRWLVPYAGLLGAVVLLVCDIVGRLVVRPGELDAGVLVALLGAPFFAVLVWRGKLRNT, encoded by the coding sequence ATGGTCACGACCGCTGTGGAGCGTTCCGCGCCCATGGGCACGATCCCGGCCCGTAGGCGGCGGCTCGTGGGTCTGGGCGCGCTGCTGGTGATCCTCGTGGTCGCGGGAGTGGTGTCGTTGGCCGTCGGTGCCCGCGCACTGAGCCCGGCCGAGGTGTGGCACGGGCTGTTCGCGGCGCCGGACGCCGACCGGCGGCTCACCGAGATCAGGCTGATCGTCCAGACCGTGCGGGTGCCCCGGACGGTGCTCGCGATCGCCGCGGGCATCGCCCTCGGGGTAGGCGGGGCGCTGATCCAGGGGTACACACGCAACCCGATCGCCGACACGGGCCTGCTGGGCGTGAACTCCGGCGCCTCGTTCGCCGTGGTCACGGTGATCGCGGTGTTCGGGTTCTCCCACCCCTTCCAGTACGTCTGGTTCGGGTTCCTGGGGGCCGCGGTCGCCGGCGTCGTCGTGTTCGGGCTGGCCAGCATCGGCCGGGGAGCCGGCAACCCGCTGACCCTCGCGCTGGCCGGGCAGGGCGTCACGGTGTTCCTCGCGGCGATGACCACGGCGATCTCGCTGTCCGACAACGCGGCGCTGAACGCGCTGCGGTTCTGGAACGCGGGCTCCGTGGCCGGTGTCGGATTCGACGTCATTGGGCCGGTCACGCTGTTCATCGCGGTCGGACTGGTGCTCGCGCTGACCACCCTGCCCACCCTCAACCTGCTCAATCTCGGCGACGACGTGGCGCGGGGCCTCGGCGTCAACATCGCGCTGACCCGGACGGTCGGCATCGCCGCCATCACCCTGCTCGCGGGCGCGGCGACCGCCGCCTGCGGCCCCATCGCGTTCCTCGGACTGATGGTGGCCCATGTGGCCCGGTATCTGACCGGACCGGACTACCGCTGGCTGGTCCCGTACGCGGGGCTGCTCGGCGCCGTCGTCCTGCTGGTCTGCGACATCGTGGGCCGCTTGGTGGTGCGGCCGGGAGAATTGGACGCGGGTGTGCTCGTCGCCCTTCTCGGCGCCCCGTTCTTCGCGGTTCTGGTGTGGCGCGGAAAGCTCAGGAACACATGA
- a CDS encoding FecCD family ABC transporter permease, with the protein MNATDMKSSVAPGVRLGQLSFVWRPWMVLVTVVLAALAFLVFCVSIAVGDFPIGLPRVLATILGRGERVDEFVIMDLRMPRALAGLVVGTALGVSGALTQSIARNPLASPDILGITSGAGTVAVFLVTVSGGTTAAIVSSIGLSAAALAGGLGTGLLVYFLAWRRGIDGFRLILIGISVSAVMESITTWLLVKADIRDVARAQAWLIGSLDGRSWDEVGVALWGTLVLLVVVTGAAFQFKPMHLGDDVAAGLGVRYSAVRAVLLLCAVLLAGTAVSAAGPVPFVALVAPQVAMRLARRPTPPMAASGLVGAVLLIGADLIARTALPVSLPVGVVTAAIGGPFLVYLLVRANRG; encoded by the coding sequence ATGAACGCGACAGATATGAAGTCCTCGGTGGCGCCGGGCGTACGGCTCGGCCAGCTGTCCTTCGTGTGGCGGCCCTGGATGGTCCTGGTCACGGTCGTACTGGCCGCCCTCGCCTTCCTGGTCTTCTGCGTGTCCATCGCCGTCGGGGACTTCCCGATCGGTCTGCCCCGGGTGCTCGCCACGATCCTCGGCCGGGGCGAGCGGGTCGACGAGTTCGTGATCATGGATCTGCGGATGCCGCGGGCCCTCGCCGGACTGGTCGTGGGGACGGCGCTGGGCGTGTCCGGCGCCCTCACCCAGTCGATCGCGCGCAATCCGCTGGCCAGCCCGGACATCCTCGGGATCACCAGCGGTGCCGGCACCGTCGCGGTGTTCCTGGTGACGGTGTCCGGAGGGACCACCGCGGCGATCGTCAGCTCCATCGGCCTGTCGGCCGCGGCGCTCGCCGGCGGTCTCGGCACCGGACTGCTCGTCTACTTCCTGGCCTGGCGGCGCGGGATCGACGGCTTCCGGCTCATCCTCATCGGCATCTCGGTGAGCGCGGTGATGGAGTCGATCACGACCTGGCTGCTGGTCAAGGCCGACATCAGGGACGTGGCCCGGGCCCAGGCATGGCTGATCGGCTCGCTGGACGGCCGGTCCTGGGACGAGGTCGGGGTGGCGCTGTGGGGCACGCTCGTCCTGCTGGTCGTCGTGACCGGCGCCGCGTTCCAGTTCAAGCCGATGCATCTGGGCGACGATGTCGCCGCGGGCCTGGGGGTGCGGTACTCGGCGGTGCGAGCGGTCCTTCTGCTGTGTGCGGTGCTGCTGGCCGGGACGGCGGTGAGCGCGGCGGGCCCGGTGCCCTTCGTGGCCCTGGTGGCGCCTCAGGTGGCGATGCGTCTGGCGCGTCGGCCCACACCGCCGATGGCGGCCTCCGGCCTGGTGGGCGCGGTGCTGCTGATCGGTGCCGATCTCATCGCACGTACGGCACTGCCCGTCAGTCTCCCGGTCGGCGTGGTCACCGCGGCGATCGGCGGCCCCTTCCTCGTCTATCTGCTGGTCCGGGCGAACCGCGGATAG
- a CDS encoding ABC transporter permease → MSKALVATQASEAPASGASGARQFWRRLRAQRAAMVAAGTVALLVLVALAAPLLTALEGQDPTTYHSALVDSARGGVPIGSLSGISSDHWLGVEPQTGRDLFARLVHGARVSLGVALAATTVQVVLGVVVGVTAALGNRWVDQLLSRATDIIVAMPLIIMALALLAVVPSGFPRPVLVSLIIGFVAWGTIGKIARAATLSLKNLDHVAAARLSGWSTWRIARRELLPGLAAPVITYAALMVPSNIAIEASLSFLGVGVKPPTPSWGQMLTSANVWYQAAPQYLLLPAGALFVTVLALTVLSDGVRTALDPRAASRLRVGTGRRQEAQANAVAETAKTNAVQEAGS, encoded by the coding sequence GTGAGCAAGGCACTTGTCGCCACCCAGGCCTCCGAGGCGCCCGCCTCGGGGGCTTCGGGGGCCCGTCAGTTCTGGCGGCGGCTGCGTGCGCAGCGGGCCGCCATGGTCGCGGCGGGGACCGTCGCACTGCTGGTCCTGGTCGCGCTCGCGGCGCCGCTGCTCACCGCGCTGGAGGGCCAGGACCCGACCACCTACCACTCCGCCCTGGTGGACTCGGCGCGCGGTGGCGTGCCGATCGGCTCCCTCAGCGGTATCAGCTCCGACCACTGGCTCGGCGTCGAACCCCAGACCGGACGGGACCTGTTCGCGCGGCTCGTCCACGGTGCCCGGGTCTCCCTGGGCGTCGCGCTGGCGGCGACCACCGTGCAGGTCGTCCTCGGTGTCGTCGTGGGCGTCACGGCCGCGCTCGGCAACCGCTGGGTCGATCAACTGCTGAGCAGGGCCACCGACATCATCGTGGCCATGCCGTTGATCATCATGGCTCTGGCGCTGCTGGCCGTCGTGCCCAGCGGTTTCCCCAGGCCGGTCCTGGTGTCCCTGATCATCGGCTTCGTCGCCTGGGGCACCATCGGCAAGATCGCGCGCGCGGCAACGCTCTCCCTCAAGAACCTCGACCATGTGGCCGCCGCGCGGCTCAGTGGCTGGAGCACCTGGCGGATCGCCCGCCGGGAGCTGTTGCCCGGCCTCGCCGCGCCGGTCATCACCTATGCCGCGCTCATGGTGCCGAGCAATATCGCCATCGAGGCCTCGCTGTCCTTTCTCGGCGTCGGGGTGAAGCCGCCGACGCCGTCCTGGGGACAGATGCTCACCTCCGCCAACGTCTGGTATCAGGCGGCCCCGCAGTATCTGCTGCTGCCGGCTGGCGCCCTGTTCGTGACCGTGCTCGCGCTCACGGTGCTCAGCGACGGTGTCCGCACGGCCCTCGACCCGCGCGCGGCCTCCCGGCTGCGTGTCGGCACGGGCCGCAGGCAGGAGGCGCAGGCGAACGCCGTGGCGGAGACGGCGAAGACGAACGCCGTGCAGGAGGCCGGGTCATGA
- a CDS encoding ABC transporter ATP-binding protein, whose translation MAKQSITGIDSGSGDASRLAARGISVGYGARTVIDDLDVAIPSGVITTIIGPNGCGKSTLLRALSRLLKPAKGTVVLDGDDIARLRTRDVAKKLGLLPQAPVAPEGLTVADLVARGRHPHQNWLRQWSSDDAAVVERALALTGVSDLADRAVDTLSGGQRQRVWISMTLAQGTDLLLLDEPTTYLDLAHAVDVLDLVNDLHESGCTVVMVLHDLNLAARYSDNLIVMRDGSVVAQGHPSEVITAELLREAFGLHARVIDDPVGDRPLIVPIGRTHVQLDQVATQL comes from the coding sequence GTGGCCAAGCAGTCCATCACCGGGATCGACTCCGGATCCGGTGACGCCTCGCGGCTGGCGGCGCGGGGCATCTCGGTCGGATACGGCGCTCGGACCGTCATCGACGATCTCGACGTGGCGATACCGTCGGGGGTGATCACCACGATCATCGGCCCCAACGGCTGTGGTAAGTCGACGCTGTTGCGGGCGCTGTCGCGGTTGCTCAAGCCGGCCAAGGGGACGGTCGTGCTGGACGGCGACGACATCGCCAGGCTCAGGACCAGGGATGTGGCGAAGAAGCTCGGTCTCCTGCCGCAGGCACCGGTGGCGCCGGAGGGCCTGACGGTCGCCGACCTGGTGGCCCGGGGCCGGCATCCGCATCAGAACTGGCTGCGGCAATGGTCGTCGGACGACGCCGCCGTGGTCGAGCGCGCGCTGGCCCTGACCGGGGTGTCCGACCTGGCGGACCGCGCGGTCGACACGCTGTCCGGGGGGCAGCGCCAACGCGTCTGGATCTCCATGACGTTGGCCCAGGGCACCGATCTGCTGCTCCTCGACGAACCGACGACCTACCTCGATCTCGCGCACGCGGTCGATGTGCTCGACCTGGTGAACGACCTGCACGAGTCGGGCTGCACCGTCGTGATGGTGCTGCACGACCTCAACCTGGCCGCACGGTACAGCGACAACCTCATCGTCATGAGGGACGGTTCGGTCGTCGCGCAGGGGCACCCCAGTGAGGTGATCACCGCCGAGCTGCTGCGCGAGGCGTTCGGACTGCACGCCAGGGTCATCGACGACCCGGTGGGGGACCGGCCGCTCATCGTGCCCATCGGCCGCACACATGTCCAACTCGACCAGGTCGCGACCCAGTTGTAA
- a CDS encoding methionyl-tRNA formyltransferase, protein MRVVMFGYQTWGHRTLQALLDSEHDVVLVVTHPKSEHVYEKIWSDSVADLAEDNGVPVVLRNRPDDDELFERLKEADPDIIVANNWRTWIPPRVFGLPRHGTLNVHDSLLPKYAGFSPLIWALINGEPEVGVTAHMMDEELDAGDIVRQEAVPVGPTDTATDLFHKTVDLIAPVTIGALDLIAAGRTDFTRQDRSRASFFHKRSIDDSRIDWTWPAQDLERLVRAQSEPYPSAFTHHKGKRLEVLSAFVSEGRYGGTPGRIFYREGDGVVIVAGADARTGRNHGLAITRVRTEDGRELPATQYFTSMGGYLTAHP, encoded by the coding sequence ATGCGGGTCGTCATGTTCGGTTACCAGACCTGGGGGCACCGCACCCTCCAAGCCCTCCTGGACTCCGAGCACGACGTGGTCCTGGTCGTGACACACCCCAAGAGCGAGCACGTCTACGAGAAGATCTGGAGCGACTCGGTCGCCGACCTCGCCGAGGACAACGGCGTACCGGTCGTGCTCCGCAACCGGCCGGACGACGACGAGCTGTTCGAGCGCCTCAAGGAGGCCGACCCGGACATCATCGTGGCCAACAACTGGCGTACCTGGATCCCCCCGCGCGTCTTCGGCCTGCCGCGCCACGGCACGCTGAACGTGCACGACTCGCTGCTGCCGAAGTACGCGGGTTTCTCGCCGCTGATCTGGGCACTGATCAACGGGGAGCCCGAAGTGGGCGTCACCGCGCACATGATGGACGAGGAGCTCGACGCGGGCGACATCGTCCGGCAGGAGGCGGTACCGGTCGGCCCGACGGACACGGCCACCGACCTGTTCCACAAGACGGTCGACCTCATCGCCCCGGTCACCATCGGGGCGCTCGACCTCATCGCCGCCGGGCGGACCGACTTCACCCGGCAGGACCGCTCCCGGGCGAGCTTCTTCCACAAACGCTCCATCGACGACAGCCGCATCGACTGGACCTGGCCGGCCCAGGACCTGGAGCGCCTCGTCCGCGCGCAGTCCGAGCCGTACCCCAGCGCCTTCACCCACCACAAGGGCAAGCGGCTCGAGGTGCTCAGCGCCTTCGTCTCCGAGGGGCGGTACGGCGGCACGCCCGGCCGCATCTTCTACCGCGAGGGCGACGGCGTGGTGATCGTCGCGGGAGCCGACGCCCGCACGGGGCGCAACCACGGCCTCGCCATCACACGTGTACGGACCGAGGACGGACGGGAGTTGCCCGCCACCCAGTACTTCACCTCCATGGGCGGCTACCTGACCGCTCACCCCTGA
- a CDS encoding lysine N(6)-hydroxylase/L-ornithine N(5)-oxygenase family protein, which yields MAQARPGDTRLIHDLIGIGFGPSNVAMAIALSEHNARVGAEEAVTAHFFEQQPCFGWHRGMLIDDATMQVSFLKDLVTLRNPASEFSFLCYLKSRGRLIDFINHKNLFPLRVEFHDYFEWAADQVDGMVSYGHEVVGVMPVVRDGAVEYLDVTVRSAEGLAVHRTRNLVLGTGLRPLMPEGVERTDHVWHNSDLLAKVDGLDGTAPERFVVVGAGQSAAENVAFLHRRFPQAEICAVFSRYGYSPADDSSFANRIFDPAAVDDFFSAPQDVKRRLMDYHGNTNYSVVDIDLIDDLYRQMYQEKVLGTERLRFLNVSRLTDVKETPGGVRATVTSLVTGEDTLLDADVVIYATGYSPADPIGLLGEVADRCLRDDEGRVRVERDYRIATDPDLRCGIYLQGGTEHTHGITSPLLSNTAVRVGEILDSLLDRGLKSASDEARTVADGTGGTAR from the coding sequence ATGGCACAGGCTCGTCCTGGCGACACGCGATTGATCCACGACCTCATTGGCATCGGCTTCGGGCCGTCCAATGTGGCCATGGCGATCGCGCTCAGCGAGCACAACGCACGCGTCGGCGCGGAGGAAGCGGTCACCGCTCACTTCTTCGAGCAGCAGCCGTGCTTCGGATGGCATCGCGGCATGCTCATCGATGACGCGACGATGCAAGTGTCCTTCCTCAAGGACCTGGTGACGCTGCGGAACCCCGCCAGTGAGTTCAGCTTCCTGTGCTATCTGAAGAGCCGGGGGCGGCTGATCGACTTCATCAACCACAAGAACCTCTTCCCGCTGCGGGTGGAGTTCCACGACTACTTCGAATGGGCCGCCGACCAGGTCGACGGCATGGTTTCCTACGGCCATGAGGTCGTCGGCGTCATGCCTGTCGTCCGTGACGGCGCCGTGGAGTACCTGGATGTGACCGTCCGCTCGGCGGAGGGGCTCGCGGTCCACCGGACGCGCAACCTTGTCCTCGGCACCGGGCTGCGCCCGCTGATGCCGGAGGGTGTGGAGCGCACCGACCACGTCTGGCACAACTCCGATCTGCTCGCGAAGGTCGACGGCCTGGACGGCACCGCGCCCGAACGGTTCGTCGTGGTGGGCGCCGGACAGAGCGCCGCGGAGAATGTGGCGTTCCTGCACCGCCGCTTCCCGCAGGCCGAGATCTGCGCGGTCTTCTCCCGCTATGGCTACAGCCCCGCCGACGACAGCAGCTTCGCCAACCGGATCTTCGACCCCGCCGCGGTCGACGATTTCTTCAGCGCCCCTCAGGACGTCAAGCGCCGGCTCATGGACTACCACGGCAACACCAACTACTCCGTGGTGGACATCGATCTGATCGACGACCTGTACCGCCAGATGTACCAGGAGAAGGTCCTCGGCACCGAGCGCCTGCGGTTCCTCAACGTCTCCCGGCTCACCGACGTCAAGGAGACCCCGGGCGGTGTCCGGGCCACCGTCACCTCCCTGGTCACCGGCGAGGACACCCTCCTGGACGCCGATGTCGTGATCTACGCCACCGGTTACAGCCCCGCCGACCCCATCGGTCTGCTCGGCGAGGTCGCCGACCGCTGCCTCCGCGACGACGAGGGCCGGGTCCGCGTCGAGCGCGACTACCGCATCGCGACCGATCCCGATCTGCGCTGCGGCATCTATCTGCAGGGCGGCACCGAGCACACGCACGGCATCACGTCGCCCCTGCTGTCCAACACCGCCGTCAGGGTCGGTGAGATCCTCGATTCGCTCCTCGACCGGGGCCTGAAGTCCGCCTCCGACGAGGCACGGACCGTCGCCGACGGAACCGGCGGCACCGCCCGTTGA
- a CDS encoding lamin tail domain-containing protein, with the protein MTASIARRRRRVLTRLLVAGPLLVAGALTGVPSAHAAAADDIRINEVVTSDEVNDSIELFNKGTATIDVSGWILKDDDNDHKYKIASGTTLSPGGYRAFDIHNEFGLGSDDKARLYLADGKTLVDSFSWSKHSDPSWSRCPDGTGEFKQATAVTLGGPNACGTTGGGPTTPVAWPGSGSVSTADAANVFGQDLSGLYQEGNVLWGAQNSGKLWRLVRDGSGGWKPDTTGNWSSGRTLRFPGGSGSPDSEGVTLTGSGSAGGVFIASERNGDASGTSRLSVLKYDVAAGGSSLTATTEWNLTSDLPKTDPNLGFEGITWIPDAYLTGAGLKDASTGAAYAPARYSAHSGGVFFVAVEGTGMIYGYVLTDSGSYTRVASFSSGMSGVMELQWEPQATRLWAVCDDTCNGQHRTLKIDTTGAFTTSAVYNRPSGMPNYNNEGFSLAGADECVAGSKPVYWADDSNDGGHALRKGTITC; encoded by the coding sequence GTGACCGCATCGATCGCTCGCCGTCGGCGTCGTGTTCTCACCCGCTTGCTCGTGGCCGGACCGCTGCTGGTCGCGGGCGCCCTGACCGGTGTGCCCTCAGCGCACGCGGCTGCGGCCGACGACATCCGCATCAACGAGGTGGTGACCAGCGACGAGGTCAATGACTCGATCGAGCTCTTCAACAAGGGCACCGCCACGATCGACGTCTCGGGCTGGATCCTCAAGGACGACGACAACGACCACAAGTACAAGATCGCTTCCGGGACCACGCTGAGTCCGGGCGGGTACCGGGCGTTCGACATCCACAACGAGTTCGGCCTGGGCTCCGACGACAAGGCCCGTCTCTACCTCGCGGACGGCAAGACCCTGGTGGACAGCTTCTCCTGGAGCAAGCACTCCGATCCGTCCTGGTCGCGCTGTCCCGACGGCACCGGCGAGTTCAAGCAGGCGACGGCCGTCACCCTCGGCGGCCCCAACGCCTGCGGCACCACCGGCGGTGGTCCGACGACCCCGGTGGCGTGGCCCGGCAGCGGCAGTGTGTCGACCGCGGATGCCGCCAATGTGTTCGGTCAGGACCTCAGCGGCCTCTACCAGGAGGGCAACGTGCTGTGGGGCGCGCAGAACAGCGGCAAGCTGTGGCGCCTGGTGCGTGACGGCTCCGGCGGCTGGAAGCCGGATACGACCGGCAACTGGTCCTCCGGCAGGACCCTGCGCTTCCCCGGCGGCTCCGGCAGCCCCGACAGTGAGGGCGTCACCCTCACCGGCTCCGGCTCGGCCGGCGGGGTGTTCATCGCCAGTGAGCGCAACGGCGATGCCTCGGGCACCAGCCGTCTGTCGGTGCTGAAGTACGACGTCGCTGCCGGCGGTTCGTCGCTGACCGCCACCACGGAATGGAACCTCACTTCCGACCTGCCCAAGACCGACCCCAATCTTGGATTCGAAGGGATCACCTGGATCCCCGACGCCTACCTCACCGGCGCCGGCCTCAAGGACGCCTCCACCGGTGCGGCCTACGCCCCGGCCCGCTACAGCGCCCACAGCGGTGGCGTGTTCTTCGTCGCCGTCGAGGGCACCGGCATGATCTACGGATACGTCCTCACCGACTCCGGTTCGTACACCCGCGTCGCCTCCTTCAGCAGCGGCATGTCCGGCGTGATGGAACTGCAGTGGGAACCGCAGGCCACCCGACTGTGGGCGGTCTGCGACGACACCTGCAACGGCCAGCACCGCACCCTGAAGATCGACACCACCGGCGCCTTCACCACGAGCGCGGTCTACAACCGTCCCAGCGGCATGCCCAACTACAACAACGAGGGCTTCTCCCTCGCCGGCGCCGACGAATGTGTGGCCGGTTCCAAGCCGGTCTACTGGGCCGACGACAGCAACGACGGCGGTCACGCCTTGCGCAAGGGCACCATCACCTGCTGA